The region GACTCGACGGGGATCACTTCATAACCACCAGCATGCAGATGGTCGATGACCTGATGGTAGATATTGTCCGGCATGCCCTGGCTGTTTCGACTGTGTTCAAAACGAATCACGGTGGGACGAAAAGAGGAGAAGTCGATGGAGAGGATGATTTCGGCATCATAGCCTTCTGTGTCAATCTGCAAGAGTTCCACCGAGGAGAAACCCGTTTTCTCGACGAGTTCAGCTAACGATTGACACGGAACAGGAACCTCTTCGATAGCAGAGTCGGGAATACCCAGTCGGTGCAGATGTGAACGATCGAAAGATGAGATCCCGATCGCCCATTCGGGGAGTGTTCCTAAACTGCTGCTGCGGACACGGTGCAGGGGCATGGTTGTGGCAGAATTATGGATCGCGCAGTTGATTGGACGAATTCCCTGGCAAGCTGCATAGGTACGACATAAAGCGGCATAAAGATCGGGCAAAGGTTCAACAACCACCCCCTCAATTGTGGATGAATTGGCCTTGATGAAATCATGAATCGGGTCAAATCGCATTCCGTCGCAGGCGCCAATCTGAATGAAACGAAAAAGCTTGGAACGGTGCATTCTATGCCACAACAAAGCTTCAAAATCGAAGAACTGATCGTTATCGGTACGCCGGATTTTCAGGCCACACCACTCAAGTAAACGTTTGATAATGATTCGTGCTTTAGCAGGCATGACGACAGCTTAGGATGAGGAGAATTGAATTTGAGCAAACAGCAACTCTTCTCAATATGGAAGGTCACGGGGCAGTTGACGGCAAGCGTTCATTACTAATAAGGGAATTTTAATGAAATTGCATGCCGCGGAGCCAAAATCGAATGAGCCCAAGTGTACATGAAAAGGTCTCATTTTTACGCCATATGCTCACGAGAGGTTCAACGCGGAAGCGAGTTGATGGTACATTTCGGCCTGAGGCAAAGAACAGGACGTTCATCAGGAATTGGCCCCAGGCGATGATTTGGGTTTCCACTGATTGGCACGCTCATTACGCGCTGCTTGACTCGCTGTTTCGACAATCCTCGCATGACGAGTCTGTGGCCTTTTGGCATTGAGAATCCATTCGAGAATGCCGCGTCTGGCCGAAGGAGGGAAAGCTGCAAAGTTCGCCGACGAACCAGGCCAGCGGGCGAATTCCTCGGCAAGATCATCCGGCACTTCGAGTTCATCGACTGTCGTCAGCTTATCCCAACTGCCATCCTCTTTGGCCGCTTGAATTCTGGCCATGCCTGCTGGAGCTAGAAGTCCCTGTTGTTCGAGACGGTGGATACGTTCTTTGTTGACTTTCGACCAACCGCTTTTGGGCTTTCGGGGAGAGACATAAAGCATTGTGCGGGTTTCGTCGAGTTTTCGTGGAAGGCTGTCGATCCACCCGAAGCAAAGCGCTTCCTCGACGATGGCATCATAGCCCAGCCATTCGTGATGCCGGCCTTTTTTGTAGGTGATGAGCCAGACGCCTGTCGATGCGAGGTGATGTGTTTGCAGCCACGCTCGCCACGCATTGCGGTTCTCGCAATGGATCGAGTTTTCGGGTTCGAGCTTGCTTTCCAATGAAGCAAGGGCTGGCTTTGAGGCCTTCGGTGAGCGGCCAGAAAATGCCATGATCGATGATCTCCGCGATGTGCTGATTCATTTTAACGTCGGAAGAAGTTGATCATCCAGTTGATCAATCGATTCAGCAGGCTGATGATGTTTGGTGAATACAAGCCCCAAATCAGACCAGCCAATGGCCCGAGGACAAGACCCGAGAGAAGATAAGCGGGAGCACTCCAGAGATAAATCATCGAGGCAGCAATTGTTGCTTCTCCACCACGTGGCCAGAAGAGTTGCGTGGGGATCGCCAGTACAAGCCATGCGATGACAGGACCAATGATCAGGCCCAGGAATCCGAAGATCATTCCACGAAACCAGTCAGGTTCGTTCACGGATTGACTCACTCCATTTGAGCAGTTTCAGGCAGGGTGAGGAAACATGTTACCCTCTTTGATCTCAACAACTCGGCAGAATCACAGATTAGCTGGCTCGCACCACTTCAATATGGTCTGCCTGTTCAGGATCAGTGAGCGGAAAGTCGCTGCGGCTGTGTGTGCCGCGGGTTTCTTCGCGCTTCATGGCGGCATGAATCACCGTCCGGGCGACGAGGAGCATGTTCTGCAGTTCCCAACCGGCAACCGTCGAGAATTCCCTGCGGCCCACGTACCGATCCCAGAAATCGACCTGATGCAAAGCCGCCAGCAGATCGGCTGCATTTCGCTCGATCCCCACGTTACGCCACATTTCACTGGTGAGTGAATTCAGCAGGTCGTCGACGCGGAGAGGTTCTTCGATGTTTTCCGCCGGCGAACGAGGCGACGAATCAATCGTATGGGCCGTAAAGACATCCGACTCAGACAGGGCAGCATTCGAGGCATTGCGCCCAGCCCGGAGACCGAAGACCAGTCCTTCCAATAAGCTGTTACTCGCTAATCGATTGGCTCCATGGAGACCCGTGCTGGAAACCTCGCCGGCAGCGAATAACCGGGGCAGAGATGTTCGTGCCTCGAGGTCGGTTTTCAGACCGCCAATCATATAGTGGGCACCGGGACGAACAGGAATCTGATCTTTGGCCAGATCGAGGCCGAAATCGGAGCAGACCTGGCTGATGTGCGGGAACCGTTCGCGAACAAGCTGCACGGGCAGGTGACTCAAGTCGAGGTAGACGCAATGGTGCCGCGTTTTTTCCATCTGTCGGGTAATGGCCCGGCTGACATCATCGCGTGGTGCCAGTTCGAGCAGCGGGTTGTAATCGGCCATGAAGCGATATCCATGACAATCCCGCAGGTAAGCTCCCTCACCTCGAACCGCTTCGGAGACGAGATGGCGCGAGCCACCCGCGATGTAAAGAACCGTGGGGTGGAACTGCATGAATTCCATATCCCGAAGAACAGCACCGGCACGGAAGGCCATGGCCTGTCCATCCGCCGTGGCAATATCCGGATTGGTCGTTTCGCGGAAAAGTCTGCCCGCACCACCCGTCGCGAGAATTGTCTGTTTGGCCCAGACGAAGGTTTTGCCGTGATTTGGGTTCCAAACGAGGGCACCGCGGCATTCGCGATCTCTGGTGAGCAGGTCAATCGTAAAGGTTTTTTCCCAGATATCGACGTTGG is a window of Planctopirus limnophila DSM 3776 DNA encoding:
- a CDS encoding FkbM family methyltransferase, whose protein sequence is MPAKARIIIKRLLEWCGLKIRRTDNDQFFDFEALLWHRMHRSKLFRFIQIGACDGMRFDPIHDFIKANSSTIEGVVVEPLPDLYAALCRTYAACQGIRPINCAIHNSATTMPLHRVRSSSLGTLPEWAIGISSFDRSHLHRLGIPDSAIEEVPVPCQSLAELVEKTGFSSVELLQIDTEGYDAEIILSIDFSSFRPTVIRFEHSRNSQGMPDNIYHQVIDHLHAGGYEVIPVESDAIAFQRSILETSSPPGNLRV
- a CDS encoding YdeI/OmpD-associated family protein, whose translation is MAFSGRSPKASKPALASLESKLEPENSIHCENRNAWRAWLQTHHLASTGVWLITYKKGRHHEWLGYDAIVEEALCFGWIDSLPRKLDETRTMLYVSPRKPKSGWSKVNKERIHRLEQQGLLAPAGMARIQAAKEDGSWDKLTTVDELEVPDDLAEEFARWPGSSANFAAFPPSARRGILEWILNAKRPQTRHARIVETASQAARNERANQWKPKSSPGANS
- the nadB gene encoding L-aspartate oxidase, whose protein sequence is MSNIGPIELETKRRYLVEFDPKRIPHLFTDVLIIGAGIAGMRAALAIDPSLQVVVATKDQVYNSNSAWAQGGIAGVFDPYDDIANHAADTMTAGKGLCDSVVVDTVVQEASERILELVGMGARFDEVAGGGIALTQEGGHSHRRVVHALGDATGKEVMRALIDRVRALPNVDIWEKTFTIDLLTRDRECRGALVWNPNHGKTFVWAKQTILATGGAGRLFRETTNPDIATADGQAMAFRAGAVLRDMEFMQFHPTVLYIAGGSRHLVSEAVRGEGAYLRDCHGYRFMADYNPLLELAPRDDVSRAITRQMEKTRHHCVYLDLSHLPVQLVRERFPHISQVCSDFGLDLAKDQIPVRPGAHYMIGGLKTDLEARTSLPRLFAAGEVSSTGLHGANRLASNSLLEGLVFGLRAGRNASNAALSESDVFTAHTIDSSPRSPAENIEEPLRVDDLLNSLTSEMWRNVGIERNAADLLAALHQVDFWDRYVGRREFSTVAGWELQNMLLVARTVIHAAMKREETRGTHSRSDFPLTDPEQADHIEVVRAS